Proteins encoded together in one Aurantiacibacter aquimixticola window:
- a CDS encoding DUF1838 family protein, translating to MKTLLGSLAITASALVIGSVPSAAQMLDPSDPDDYARINARVQCGAEHGDEVVYGFSGNIYARVPGERDRLLFRGEGMNVRRCLFYDDPVRGPGYRIVSREVLLYLDPQTGEVVDRWDNPWTGETVDVMQVHNDPVNNGPSWARDENGDPARRFGSMRVEGDYVFMPFEVPLFYRNPLGGDYQDSVGNMYHAMEIFDFAATRDELFDPAAHPVAYPMVSWVRISQWMPWMEMGGRPGLMVFNFMGSKLEGGFDELPDVMKDEIRENYPIYESAPPLDDTRPNETTWTKFKLLTDQRRAAEGGDDTTAHSGH from the coding sequence ATGAAGACTTTGCTCGGTTCACTGGCGATCACCGCCTCCGCTCTGGTTATCGGATCGGTACCCTCTGCCGCGCAGATGCTCGATCCCAGCGACCCGGACGATTACGCCCGCATCAATGCGCGCGTCCAGTGCGGTGCGGAGCACGGCGACGAAGTCGTGTATGGCTTCTCCGGCAATATCTACGCGCGTGTGCCGGGCGAACGGGACCGACTGCTGTTCCGCGGCGAAGGCATGAACGTGCGCCGCTGCCTGTTCTACGATGATCCCGTGCGCGGCCCGGGCTATCGCATCGTCAGCCGGGAAGTCCTCCTCTATCTCGACCCGCAGACGGGCGAGGTCGTCGATCGCTGGGACAACCCCTGGACCGGCGAAACGGTCGACGTGATGCAGGTCCATAACGATCCGGTGAATAACGGCCCGAGCTGGGCGCGCGACGAGAATGGCGATCCGGCTCGACGCTTCGGCAGCATGCGGGTGGAAGGCGACTATGTCTTCATGCCGTTCGAGGTGCCGCTGTTCTATCGCAACCCGCTGGGCGGCGATTACCAGGATTCTGTCGGCAACATGTATCACGCTATGGAGATTTTCGATTTTGCCGCGACGCGCGACGAATTGTTCGATCCCGCCGCACACCCCGTCGCCTATCCGATGGTCTCCTGGGTGCGCATTTCGCAATGGATGCCGTGGATGGAAATGGGCGGAAGGCCGGGCCTGATGGTATTCAACTTCATGGGCAGCAAGCTGGAAGGCGGCTTCGACGAACTGCCCGATGTCATGAAGGATGAGATTCGTGAGAATTATCCGATCTACGAAAGCGCCCCGCCGCTCGACGACACGCGCCCGAACGAGACCACCTGGACAAAGTTCAAGCTGCTCACCGACCAGCGCCGCGCTGCCGAGGGCGGCGATGACACCACGGCGCATTCAGGGCACTGA
- a CDS encoding HpcH/HpaI aldolase/citrate lyase family protein codes for MPGSRPDRYAKALAAGAGLTVIDLEDAVAEGDKADARQSALEAVGKGFAMRINGVLTDAGKADLAALAKADRMPRTLLVPMVESADEIAKVHRALGTKCPDLIPLIETPRGLRHALEIASADGVSAVFFGGGDFSAELGVALAWEPLLLARQQLVLACAEAGVPLIDVPFVHLDDEAGLREECERARALGFAGKAAIHPSQVAVIEEVFTPSDDQRNEAVDALQAYEDAGRQAVRHKGRMLEEPLVKHYRAVLARCEGSINA; via the coding sequence GTGCCTGGCAGTCGACCGGATCGATACGCCAAGGCGCTGGCAGCAGGGGCAGGTCTCACGGTAATCGATCTCGAGGATGCGGTGGCGGAAGGCGACAAGGCCGACGCTCGACAATCGGCGCTGGAGGCTGTGGGCAAGGGCTTCGCGATGCGCATCAACGGCGTGCTGACCGATGCGGGAAAGGCGGACCTGGCCGCGCTCGCAAAAGCCGACAGAATGCCGCGGACGCTTCTTGTCCCGATGGTCGAAAGCGCGGATGAGATTGCCAAGGTCCATCGCGCGCTAGGCACGAAATGTCCCGACCTGATCCCGCTGATCGAAACGCCGCGCGGTCTTCGCCACGCGCTTGAAATCGCATCGGCAGACGGCGTGTCGGCGGTCTTTTTCGGCGGTGGTGATTTTTCCGCAGAGCTGGGCGTCGCATTGGCGTGGGAGCCGCTGCTTCTCGCCCGTCAGCAGCTCGTGCTAGCCTGCGCCGAAGCGGGCGTGCCGCTCATCGACGTGCCCTTCGTTCATCTCGACGACGAGGCAGGGCTGCGCGAAGAATGCGAGCGTGCCCGTGCTCTCGGTTTCGCGGGCAAGGCGGCCATTCACCCATCGCAGGTGGCGGTGATCGAAGAGGTCTTCACGCCTAGCGACGACCAGCGCAACGAAGCTGTCGACGCTCTTCAGGCTTACGAGGATGCGGGGCGTCAGGCCGTCCGACACAAGGGCCGGATGCTGGAAGAGCCCTTGGTGAAACATTACCGCGCAGTGCTCGCGCGATGCGAAGGATCGATTAATGCGTGA
- a CDS encoding MaoC family dehydratase, protein MRDGVIEVSPGRFREVQGRYFEDFVEGHVYEHRPGRTITDADNVWFTLLTMNTHPAHFDYALAEKTEFGKPLVVSPFTIALMTGMSVSDTSGKAIANLGWDEVRMTHPLFVGDTLYCESEVLEKRESKSRPEQGIVTFKTTAKNQDGEVCAHYKRTVLVWKRGHGNLDD, encoded by the coding sequence ATGCGTGACGGTGTGATCGAAGTTTCGCCTGGCCGCTTCCGCGAAGTGCAGGGCCGCTATTTCGAGGATTTCGTCGAGGGGCATGTTTACGAACACCGCCCCGGCCGCACAATCACCGATGCCGACAATGTGTGGTTCACGCTGCTGACCATGAATACGCATCCGGCGCATTTCGACTATGCTCTGGCTGAGAAGACCGAATTCGGAAAGCCGCTTGTGGTGAGCCCATTCACCATCGCGCTGATGACGGGCATGAGCGTATCCGACACGAGCGGCAAGGCGATCGCCAATCTCGGCTGGGACGAGGTTCGCATGACGCATCCGCTCTTCGTCGGCGACACGCTCTATTGCGAAAGTGAAGTGCTTGAAAAGCGCGAGAGCAAGAGCCGCCCCGAGCAGGGCATCGTGACATTCAAGACCACCGCGAAGAACCAGGACGGAGAAGTGTGTGCGCACTACAAGCGCACCGTGCTCGTCTGGAAACGCGGCCACGGCAATCTCGACGATTGA
- a CDS encoding acyl-CoA dehydrogenase family protein: protein MATAPVMDDQIRTIDADEEQAFIDAIDKWMERSVIPVIKHHDHNDEWPEKLVHEMAELGLFGATIGQEYGGLGLPATTYAKIVMRISSHWMAITGIFNSHLIMAAAVERFGTPEQKAKWLPKFATGEIRGGLALTEPNAGSDLQAIRTVARRDGDDYVLNGTKTWISNAINGDCFALIAKTDPDADPRYKGMSMFLVDKREGSGLTVGKKFDKLGYKAIDSAELVMEDYRVPADQLIGGVEGQGFFQATGGLELGRINVAARGVGLAEGSLRHATEYAQQRETMGKPIAHHQAIQLKIGEMATRARAARLLTLDAAEAYDKGERCDMEAGMAKYFASEAAVENSQEAMRVYGGYSYSKEYDIERYYRDSLLMCIGEGTNELQRIIIAKQHFKKNAI, encoded by the coding sequence ATGGCAACCGCACCCGTGATGGACGACCAGATCCGCACTATCGACGCCGATGAGGAGCAGGCCTTCATCGATGCGATCGACAAGTGGATGGAGCGATCCGTCATACCCGTCATCAAGCATCACGACCATAACGATGAATGGCCAGAAAAGCTGGTTCACGAAATGGCCGAACTCGGGCTGTTTGGGGCCACGATCGGCCAGGAATATGGCGGTCTGGGCTTGCCCGCGACCACCTATGCCAAGATCGTGATGCGCATTTCCAGCCACTGGATGGCGATCACCGGCATCTTCAATTCGCACCTGATCATGGCCGCCGCGGTCGAGCGTTTCGGTACGCCGGAGCAGAAAGCAAAATGGCTGCCCAAATTCGCCACCGGTGAGATTCGCGGCGGCCTCGCGCTGACCGAGCCTAATGCAGGCAGCGACCTTCAAGCCATCCGGACAGTCGCACGTAGGGATGGCGACGACTACGTGCTGAATGGCACCAAGACCTGGATTTCCAACGCGATCAATGGCGACTGTTTCGCCTTGATTGCCAAGACCGATCCCGATGCCGACCCGCGTTACAAGGGCATGAGCATGTTCCTCGTCGACAAGCGGGAGGGCAGCGGCCTGACGGTCGGCAAGAAGTTCGACAAGCTCGGTTACAAGGCCATCGACAGCGCCGAACTGGTGATGGAGGACTATCGTGTCCCGGCGGACCAACTGATCGGCGGCGTCGAGGGGCAAGGTTTCTTCCAGGCGACTGGCGGTCTGGAGCTCGGTCGCATCAATGTCGCCGCGCGCGGGGTCGGCCTTGCCGAAGGCTCGCTGCGCCATGCGACCGAATATGCCCAGCAGCGCGAGACGATGGGCAAACCCATCGCGCATCACCAAGCGATCCAGCTCAAGATCGGCGAAATGGCAACCCGCGCGCGTGCGGCGCGGCTGCTCACGCTCGATGCCGCCGAAGCCTACGACAAGGGTGAGCGGTGCGATATGGAGGCGGGCATGGCCAAATATTTCGCATCCGAAGCGGCGGTGGAGAACAGTCAGGAGGCGATGCGCGTCTATGGCGGCTATTCCTATTCCAAGGAATACGACATCGAGCGCTATTACCGCGATAGCCTGCTGATGTGCATCGGAGAGGGGACGAACGAATTGCAACGCATCATCATCGCCAAGCAGCACTTCAAAAAAAACGCGATCTGA